A single genomic interval of Penicillium psychrofluorescens genome assembly, chromosome: 2 harbors:
- a CDS encoding uncharacterized protein (ID:PFLUO_003448-T1.cds;~source:funannotate) → MSPKSQPKHHLHQIGNWLPADHDQHHEWLGGVIKTVDEDPDQSLHPVLQEFQHLIDTDTRVYMLLAGMFNEIPHKKPYSNDPTGRPQIRDPPHLLRVLNHLLTTAPSWTDKSHRVGLVGLPINAILDWPMGTPSGYAAFLDPQINGMIKKVLDAWGEFLRSPASAKVLNDSSHGWFGPTGSRDLTAVAKVGATMDSTLDFQGMFHCDPSAPHHGFTSWDDFFTRQFREGMRPVADPEDGRVIVSACEAQPYRIAHNVAARDSFWMKSQPYSVLDMLAHDPRAHSFVGGTVYQAFLSALSYHRWHAPVSGKVVAAYVVPGTYYSEPLFSGVGNPGGQTQEIDLAGEVTSQAYITATATRAIIFIESDEPAIGLMAFIGVGMAEVSTCEISVREGDQLRKGDQIGMFHFGGSTHCLVFRKDVKVSGFPQPGLGENVPVRSRLAVVEA, encoded by the exons ATGTCTCCAAAGTCGCAACCGAAGCACCATCTCCACCA AATCGGCAACTGGCTGCCCGCAGACCATGACCAGCACCACGAATGGCTCGGCGGGGTCATCAAGACGGTCGACGAAGATCCCGATCAATCCCTACACCCCGTCCTCCAGGAATTCCAGCACCTGATCGACACAGACACGCGAGTATACATGCTGCTGGCGGGCATGTTCAACGAAATCCCACACAAGAAACCTTACAGCAACGATCCGACCGGGCGCCCGCAGATCCGCGATCCGCCGCACCTCCTACGCGTGCTCAACCACCTTCTCACCACCGCCCCATCCTGGACCGACAAATCCCACCGCGTgggcctcgtcggcctgcCTATCAATGCGATCCTCGATTGGCCCATGGGCACGCCGAGCGGATACGCCGCATTCCTCGACCCGCAGATCAATGGCATGATCAAGAAAGTCCTCGATGCATGGGGGGAGTTTCTGCGCTCGCCGGCTTCAGCAAAGGTGCTCAACGACTCGTCGCATGGCTGGTTCGGTCCCACGGGCTCTCGCGACCTCACCGCTGTCGCCAAGGTGGGCGCCACCATGGACTCGACACTGGATTTCCAGGGAATGTTCCACTGCGATCCGTCCGCGCCTCACCATGGCTTTACGTCGTGGGATGATTTCTTCACTCGCCAGTTCCGCGAGGGCATGCGCCCCGTCGCGGACCCGGAGGACGGACGGGTGATTGTCAGCGCCTGCGAAGCGCAGCCCTATCGCATTGCGCATAATGTCGCCGCACGCGACAGTTTCTGGATGAAGAGCCAGCCCTACTCCGTGCTCGACATGTTGGCACACGACCCCCGTGCCCACTCCTTTGTTGGAGGCACGGTCTACCAAGCGTTCCTGAGCGCGCTGAGCTACCACCGCTGGCACGCGCCCGTGTCCGGAAAAGTCGTCGCGGCCTACGTCGTGCCTGGCACATACTATTCGGAGCCATTGTTTTCAGGGGTCGGCAACCCGGGCGGACAAACCCAGGAGATCGATCTCGCCGGCGAGGTCACCTCGCAAGCATACATCACGGCGACGGCGACCCGGGCGATTATCTTTATCGAGAGCGACGAGCCGGCCATTGGACTGATGGCCTTTATTGGGGTCGGCATGGCAGAGGTTTCCACGTGTGAGATCTCCGTGCGGGAAGGCGATCAGTTGCGCAAGGGGGACCAGATCGGCATGTTTCATTTTGGGGGCTCCACGCATTGTCTCGTGTTTCGGAAGGATGTCAAGGTGTCAGGCTTCCCGCAGCCGGGCTTGGGCGAGAACGTTCCGGTTCGCAGTCGACTAGCGGTGGTGGAAGCGTGA
- a CDS encoding uncharacterized protein (ID:PFLUO_003449-T1.cds;~source:funannotate), with the protein MPTSQNHKADLSLEALADLQVPSDLKISPDGRKIAYALRTFRGKSDHPKSSIWIADVGIEKSAHQLTSGLFNDEQPQWSPDGASIAFRSDRAQPGSGSAVYVMLLGGGEAYPVTPAENQRQIGKFEWSPSGLFIAYTSEDEKTDEQVRREKEKDDAKVWGEELKYRRLRVVHVATKQIRLLVGGERHVFDFSWSPDGQQIAYVQHRDPDMNSAGFYGADICSVSLSTEISSTITHFPGPISRFAWGDFGIYFVAGYISTHCSTSRVLYRVLCKENSYMQQLKTLGEGNVIQEDRLLGDGCCTFGLVKNKSSLAILVQNGLEDAIYRVEIHQSYHVYRGKHDIAAFDVVETAEGVVTAITKSDGSTPEEVFSIAEYGDPIKLSDHNSTLAALNISTSHIISATGPDNYPLDGMMYVPSRFKESDAPLPTILLPHGGPYGRIGIGFSICNFAEVPLLVSAGYGVLCPNYRGGSGRGQTHAAYARGGVGTVEYEDCIAILREAIDRGLVDASRVAIGGHSQGGFLSYLAVTRTGFQFRAALCSAGVTDWDLMTMTSDAYWFEADLAGGAPWDVDSNAQKSGDVDAKSKTEAGAPKKWIRQTAGRRGSALWHMRNVKTPILIIHGEADERVPLSQAVAFYRACIHNNVPVKMVTYPREGHIYMERKHVIDMWMRMKQFYDLHLS; encoded by the coding sequence ATGCCAACCAGCCAAAACCACAAAGCCGACCTAAGTCTCGAGGCCCTAGCCGACCTGCAGGTACCCAGCGACCTCAAGATCTCGCCCGACGGGAGAAAAATTGCCTACGCCCTGCGCACATTCCGCGGCAAAAGCGACCATCCGAAATCATCCATCTGGATCGCCGACGTCGGCATAGAAAAAAGCGCCCACCAATTGACATCGGGCCTGTTCAACGATGAGCAGCCGCAATGGTCCCCGGATGGCGCGTCGATTGCATTCCGGTCCGACCGGGCCCAGCCGGGCAGCGGGTCGGCTGTCTAtgtgatgctgctgggcgggGGAGAAGCATACCCTGTTACCCCAGCTGAGAATCAGAGACAGATTGGGAAGTTTGAGTGGAGTCCCAGCGGTCTTTTCATTGCGTATACCAGTGAAGATGAGAAGACGGACGAACAAGTCCGCAgggaaaaggagaaggacgaCGCCAAGGTCTGGGGCGAGGAGTTGAAGTATCGTCGTCTGCGCGTGGTGCACGTCGCCACGAAACAGATCCGGCTTCttgtcggcggcgagagACATGTCTTTGATTTCTCATGGAGTCCCGATGGGCAGCAGATTGCTTATGTGCAGCATCGCGATCCAGATATGAATTCGGCGGGCTTTTATGGTGCTGATATATGCAGTGTCTCTCTGTCGACGGAGATCTCCTCCACTATCACTCACTTCCCAGGACCGATCTCTCGGTTTGCGTGGGGAGATTTCGGGATCTATTTTGTCGCAGGGTATATTTCGACTCACTGTTCCACATCGCGTGTACTATACAGAGTCCTTTGTAAGGAGAACTCGTACATGCAGCAACTTAAAACTTTGGGCGAGGGTAATGTTATTCAAGAGGACCGCCTGCTGGGAGATGGATGCTGCACGTTTGGTCTCGTGAAGAATAAATCCTCGCTGGCTATCCTTGTCCAGAATGGTCTCGAGGATGCAATCTATAGAGTTGAGATCCATCAAAGCTACCATGTATATCGTGGAAAGCATGATATCGCCGCATTTGATGTCGTCGAAACAGCGGAAGGTGTTGTTACTGCCATCACCAAATCCGACGGCTCAACCCCCGAAGAAGTCTTTTCTATCGCGGAATATGGAGATCCAATCAAGCTATCCGATCACAATTCCACCCTTGCAGCTCTGAACATCTCAACCTCACACATAATCTCCGCCACCGGTCCCGACAACTACCCGCTCGATGGAATGATGTACGTCCCATCCCGATTCAAAGAAAGCGATGCCCCGCTCCCTACGATCCTCCTTCCCCATGGAGGCCCATACGGCCGGATAGGCATCGGCTTCTCAATCTGCAACTTCGCCGAGGTTCCACTGCTCGTATCAGCCGGGTACGGAGTGCTATGCCCAAACTATCGCGGCGGCAGTGGACGGGGCCAGACGCACGCCGCATATGCCCGTGGAGGCGTCGGCACCGTCGAATACGAGGACTGCATCGCCATTCTCCGCGAGGCGATTGACAGGGGCCTTGTGGACGCGTCCCGCGTGGCGATCGGTGGCCATTCTCAGGGTGGCTTCCTGTCCTATCTCGCCGTCACCCGTACGGGATTCCAGTTCCGAGCTGCCCTCTGCAGCGCTGGCGTGACAGATTGGGATCTCATGACTATGACGAGCGATGCGTATTGGTTCGAGGCTGATCTGGCCGGTGGTGCGCCGTGGGATGTTGACTCTAATGCCCAGAAGAGCGGAGATGTAGACGCAAAAAGCAAAACAGAGGCTGGAGCGCCGAAAAAATGGATCCGTCAAACAGCcggtcgacgaggaagcgCCCTCTGGCACATGCGCAACGTCAAGACACCGATTCTGATCATACACGGTGAGGCCGATGAGCGAGTGCCTCTCTCACAGGCTGTTGCTTTCTATCGTGCCTGCATCCATAATAATGTTCCCGTGAAGAT